The sequence CCGCCGATTCCTCCGATCCCAGCGAGCGGGACGAGGACGAGCCGACGAAGCAGCGGTGATCAAAGCGCTCTCTCCCCGCAGGAGCGGGGAGAGAGAAGGGGCGTTACAGCGTGCCCGGGAAGGCGCCACCATCGAGCAGAATGTTCTGTCCCGTGATGAAGCCGGCCTTGGCGCCGCAGAGGAAGGCGCAGGCATAGCCGAACTCATCGGGCTGGCCGAAGCGGCCCGCCGGGTTGAGCTTGGCGCGCTCGGCCAGAATCTGCTCCGGTGTCGTGCCGCGCTTGTCGGCTTCGGCCTTCGCGGTGCCGGTCAGGCGGTCGGTCTCGAACGGGCCCGGCAAGAGGCCGTTGATGGTGACGTTGTTGATCACCGTCTTGCGCGACAGGCCGGCGATGAAGCCGGTGAGGCCGGCGCGCGCGCCGTTGGAGAGGCCGAGGATGTCGATCGGCGCCTTCACCGCGGCCGAGGTGATGTTGACGATGCGGCCGAACTTGCGCGCCATCATGCCGTCCACGGTCGCCTTGATCAGCTCGATCGGCGTGAGCATGTTGGCGTCGATCGCCTTGATCCAGTCGTCGCGGGTCCAGTTGCGGAAATCGCCGGGCGGCGGGCCGCCGGCATTGTTGATCAGAATGTCGGGATCCGGGCAGGCCTTCAGCACGGCTTCGCGCCCCGCAGGCGTCGTGATGTCGCCGACGATCTCGGTGACCGTCACGCCGGGATAGGCCTTCCGGATCTCGTCGGCCGTCTTCTTCAGCGCGTCGGCGCCCCGCGCCGTCAGCGTGACATGAACGCCGGCTTCGGCCAGCGAGATGGCGCAAGCGCGGCCGAGGCCCTTGCTGGATGCGCAGACGATGGCGCGGCGACC is a genomic window of Bradyrhizobium sp. CB1717 containing:
- a CDS encoding SDR family oxidoreductase encodes the protein MDLGIKGRRAIVCASSKGLGRACAISLAEAGVHVTLTARGADALKKTADEIRKAYPGVTVTEIVGDITTPAGREAVLKACPDPDILINNAGGPPPGDFRNWTRDDWIKAIDANMLTPIELIKATVDGMMARKFGRIVNITSAAVKAPIDILGLSNGARAGLTGFIAGLSRKTVINNVTINGLLPGPFETDRLTGTAKAEADKRGTTPEQILAERAKLNPAGRFGQPDEFGYACAFLCGAKAGFITGQNILLDGGAFPGTL